GCACAGgtacaaaaaaaatagaataaaaagtaaatctcagggacacctgggtgactcagtgtttgagcatctgccttcacctcagggctgatcccgcggtcctgggatcgaggcccacatcagactccctgcatggagcctgcttctccctctgcttatgtctctgcctctctttctgtgtctttcatgaataaatgaataaaatctttaaaaaaaagtaaatctccctttccctttgatCTCAGCCATTCAGTTCTTTTCAGGGAGCAACTATCCTGTAACctgtttcctttattcttctgGTTTTTGCATTTACAAACTCACATACAAAATATCCTTTTATCTTCCCACTCAAATAGAAGCAGATTACGTAAATTACTAGGCACCTTACCTTTCTCATGAACATCATCCATGGAGATCTTCCCATGTGAGTACATATAGTCATTTAATTCTCTTTACctgctgcatagtattccattccATGGACTGTGCTATACTTGTTTACTGGTCTCTGATGGACATTTCAGTTATCAATATTGAGCCATTAGAAAAATGCTACAATGGATAGTCTTACACATAAATTATTTAGCATATGTGCAATATTATCTGTAGGGTAAGTACCCAGATGAGCATCTAACGGCTGAGTCAATAGCTTATGCTCATTTACAATGTTGATAGATACTATCAAATTGCCTTCCAAAGAGGTTTATCAATTTATGCCCTCACTAGCAATGTCTGAGAGtgccatttctccacatccttatcacTGTGCTGCGCTATCAAATCTTTGGCATTTTGCCAATCTGATAATTACAAAGTGTTATCTTCCTGTAACAGCAGTTGTAATCATCTCCTAACTTGTCTCCCCATCTCTGATTGCTAAACCCTTTTGCATGCAGCTGCCAAATTAGTTTTCTTAAAGCATGTCACCCCTGGCCTAAAACCCTCTGAGGTTCCTATTTGCCTGCTGCACTCCCTGGCCTGGAAGACGAGGTCCTTCACCATCTGCTCTCAGCCTACTGCTCCTACATGAAGTTTTGCTGTTTCATCACACACGCTTCATGCTCCAACTCATCTGAACTAATACCCATTAATCAAACACACTGTATCAATCAGGCAcctggcaggaaacagatggcacactcaAAATGGATAATTTGTGGAGAGCTTAATACAGGAACTATTTCAAAGCTGTGGGCAGAGTTTAGGAAAAGCAGTAAAAGATGGTGCAATATCTGTTAGCACGCCTAGAGCTGAAGGGACAAAACTGTTACCTGAACCCAGAAAGAGACGATGCTACCTGCCAGGAGCTGTGACCTTTGGTGAAGGGATGAGGCCACTATGGGAATGAGAAGATGCCACTTTCTTCTGTTGGTGCCTTCCATTGGCTGAGCCCAACTGAAAACTGTAGGGCGAGGAAGTCTGTTGGTGCAGTCTATAACGATCATCTTCCAGGACAGAGAGCAGggtggagaaaaatgaagaatagatttggagaaatgaatgaaagatacTGAGTACAAACACCTGCCATACTTTCTGGCCTTTTCTCAAGCAGTGCCCACACTTGAGTCCACGTACACTTGCCAAAATTTTATACAAGTCAAATGTCATCTCCTTTGGGAAGTCTCCTGGGATTTCCCTCAGTTTCTTTGAAAAAGGAAGCATGTTTTAACATAATAgggcaaaaaagaaaagtgaatgagCCAGTCTCCCAGAGGTCAAGTTGTATTCTCTGGTAGGCACAGGTTTTGAGGGgaagaaaaatttgaagaaagtGGGAAGTGTAGACCAGTTCAGCCAACATCATGTGATGGCCAAACTTCAGAATGCGTGTCAGCATAATTAGATATGGAGAATCCAGTATGGTGCCAAGTCAAGAAATTATTTCCACAAAGTCATTGTCTCTTCGGAAATGTTCAAGAAAAGATGAAGCATCAAAGGAAGCACTTCTCAGAAAGACCACAGAATGACCTCTACAAGAAAAGAAcagggtggggtgcctggctggctcagttagtggagcatgtggctcttgatctctggggtcgtaagttcaagccccatataggggcttttttcttacaaaaagaaaagagaaaaggaaagaaatgaaaagaacaggAGAAGCTTCAGTGCTAATATAAAAGTACCAAAGACTTCCACAAAAGTCAGCTGTAATCTTTGAGGAGGAAATGAACGGGGGTGGGGGCATTCATGTACATCTCATCAATAAATGAACGGGGGTGGGGGCATTCATGTACATCTCATCAATAATGGAAATGTCTGAGAAAGATGATAGGAATGTTGAATAGTCATTAAGGTTGTTGAGCAATGAGAATGCTTATGGACATTTACCAAGAACATTCCATTGAAGCTGTAGTTTAAGAATCCTTAGCAAATCCAGCTTGTGCACAAAATTTCCCCCACAAGAACAGTAACAATTTAGCTTTTTGGCCACATACAtattaagtttatatttattatgtatatgcAGCCTacttggttttcatttctcttcatctccAATTTTGGTGTTTTTATGGTATTAACATGTGTTTCCTGTTTTGGAGAAACAATttacggggcacctggctggctcagtcggtagagcctgtgactcttgaactcaaggttgtgagtttgaatcccacattgagtgcagagattacttaaaataaaatcttttaaaaaccgcACAATTTATAACATTGCATCTCTGGGAAAGATGGGTTAGACTTAAGGCAGCCTGATGACTTGTAGCTGATAACAAGGAAAACTAACTTGTTCAGTCCAGCAGCACCTACATGACAGATATGTCCCCCTGGgggctttataaaaaaaaaaaaagcttcttgtGATTATTCATATCAGAAATTtactcctgggacgcctgggtggctcagtggttgagtgacagcctttcaactcagggcatgatcgagtcccacaccgggctccctacatggagcctgcttctcctccctttgcctgtgtctctgcctctctctctgtgtgtctcttgcaaataaataaataaaatctttaaaattttttttttctcctaatagcactttctaatattttaagtAACAATAGTGTAACAGGGGACCATTGATTATCCATATTTCTTGGACTTTTTATTGTGCCCCCATGGACTATTGCAGGATATTGCTAATAGTTGGTGCTTGAGGGTTCTGGATCCCAAGACTGTTCATTACTCCCTGGGAGCAGCCCTCTATAAAAGCTGGCCAGGAGTTAGTGAATAAATAAGTGGGCCCCCTCAGTGCAGATGGGATAACCTGAAGGTGTTTCCCTTCCGATTTCCCCAGTAGAAGTTGGCCTGAGAGCATACCCCTGATTGACTGCCTTCTCTCATGTATCACTTCTTCccctcctcaattttttttttttaacaatcttcCTCTCCTCATTGATGTCACTTGAAGTTCCATATTAACTATATTCTCTCAGATTCTTGTCTTAGGGTGGTGTTTCTCAACTTTTCTTTTATCATCATCCCCTTAAGGAAACTTTTTAGCCATTTCCCCCCTCCAATCACCTATATATAATCCCCTGTCCATATAATTTTAAGACCACATATATACTGTAGATTTATTTCTGTGCTGTGCTTTATCATTTATTATGTGTATCTGTGCTTTATctataaaaagtaatatttttttgcctttgaatTGCTTCTATAAGAAGAAAGTCTAAATATGAATGAACTAAGCATCTAGCTTAAGAGGTTAAAAAGAAGAGGTGTGCTTGGGTGCTCactgggttaagcatccaattttggctcaggtcatgatctcaggggatggagtcccgtatcaggctccctgctcagcgaggagcctgcttatccctctccctctgcaccccaccctgcttgtgctctctctgtctctcaaatcaatcaatcaatcttttaaggAAAGTTACAAAAagaatagcagaaagagaagaaaggaaatacagagaaaagccAAAGGCAACATAAATACAATagagattgaagaaaaaaataacccaccagctgattctttgaaaagattaatgaaacaaACCAACCTCTGATTTATTTGTCAAGAAGAGAGAAGGCAAGTATAaactaaggaagaaataaaggggACCTTACCGTTGATGTTGCAGATATTAGAAAGATAATAATGGGATATTGTGAAGACTTCACTGGCAATAAATTTGGATACATAGGtgaaatgaatacatttctaaaaaaatacagtttgccacagaagaaacagaaaaaccagaCAGTTTCATAGCAATTAAATAATAGAAGTCATAGTTGAATCTTTCCCACAAATAGAAGTTCAGCCCCAAATGGTTTTAacagtaaattctaccaaacatgtaaggaagaaataatattgttctTGCACAAACTCTTCcggaatatggagaaaaaaggaatttacCCCCATTCCACGGTATGAGGCTGCATAAACTTGATACACAAATCAGACGTGGACtttatgagaaaggaaaatgatagGCTAATCTAACTCAAATATATTTGTGAAGATCATAAAATTATACCAGTAGACAAAAtccagggccgcctgggtggcccagcggttgagcatctgccttcggcccagggcgtgatcttggggtcccaggatcgagtcccacatcgggctctctgcatggagcctgcttctccctctgcctgtgtctctgcccctctctctgtgtctctcatgaataaataaataaaatctttaaaaaaaaaaatccaaaagtatATAAGATGATAATATACTAGGGTTTATTCTAGGAGGGCAAGGCTAGACTGACTTTAGAAAAAGGACTGATTAAATTATCACATTAAGAGCTTAAGGGAAAAATTCATATGATTATCTAAGAGGTAGAACAGCCTTCTACAAAATTCAGcatctattcatgagaacacacttTTGGCaaagtagaaatggaagagaaCTTCTTGTTAAGGCTATCTGCTAAAaccaggtgtgcctgggtggcttggtcagttaagtatctgactcatgatttcagctcaggtcgtgatctcagggtcttgtgatcaagccccaaatcccaggctctgagctcagcagggagtctgcatgggattctctctctccttgcccctccccacacttctctctctctctctctctctaataagtaaccttttttttttaagggtgtcTGCTAAAACTAATAGTAGGCATGATACTTAATGGTCAATCATTTAGAAGTTAAGATCAAGATCAAAAGtgggatccaaaaaaaaaaaaaaaaaaaaaagtgggatcccagttggttaagcaactggctcttgatttttgggtcaggtcatgatcttggctcaggtcatgatctcagggtcctgggattgagctctgtgtccGGCTCTTGCTCCATGATCTGATGGGAATTgccttgaggattctctctccctctcctcctgctctctttctctctcaaattaataaataaatcttaaaagacttggggcgcctgggttgcttaatcgattaagcatctgtctacggctcaggtcatgatcccagggctctgggatggagcccctcatttggttccctgctccctggggaacctgcttctccctctccctctgcctgtcactccccttgcttgtgctctctctctctctgtcaaatgaataaataaaaatctttaaaaaaattacttcatttaACCCAATTATCTCCCTATAGGTAACACATACAGTCAttttgggagttagggcttccacatatgaattttcaGGGGACAAAATCAATCTATAGCAGAGGGGAATGTCATGAAAATAATCCTATATGTAGATGCAAGTTACTTGTGATATTTGAGTTGGGTGATGAGTATTTAATTTATCATTACAATTTGTATATCCTATAtgtagtctttgtttttttaattttttttttttatttatttatgatagtcacacacagagaaagagagagagagagagaggcagagacacaggcagagggagaagcaggctccatgcaccgggagcccaatgtgggactcgatcccgggtctccaggatcacgccctgggcgaaaggcaggcgccaaaccgctgcgccacccagggatcctctatatGTAGTCTTTGTATCAGAGATTATATTTAggggtacctgactggctcagtcagtggagcccgaaactcttgatctcagagttgtgggtttgagccccatgttgggtgtagagattacttaaaaataaagtattaaaagttatatttagaggtgcctgggtagctgtCATGCACATGATATGTGCATGAGTCattatcccagagtcctgggatcaagcaccaagtggggctcactgctcagcggggagtccacttgcttctccctttgcctttgctcctacccttgctcatgctctttctctcttaaatgaaaaaaatctttaaaaaaattatatttaaagataaaaaataacgaATTTAGAGCTGTATATTAATGTCTATGacattcaaatgaaaaatttaatgcTGATTGATCAAACTGTACATTTATGATAAGTGGGCTTTCTGGAGgtatgacaattttttttatagatttatttatttacttcagagagagagtgtgcatgcaagactgggggggaggggcagagggagagaatctttaagcagactgcCCAAAGATTGTGGTGCTtgacgcagggcttgaactcatgaccctgagattatgacctaagctgaaaccaagagtcagacacttacctaactgaaccactcaggcacctgggaggtatgaaattttaaatgcaatGTTGGGGtgaaaaaagcaaaggcaaaaaaaaaaaaaaagaatacttataCGTCAAGTTCAAGCAAAACTAAATGATATATTGTTTAACCATACATGTATAAGTGGTAAcactaaagaaaattaagagaaggGTAAATACCAAATTCAGATTACCTCTGTGAATAAAGGAAGGGCACCCAAGTTGCTTCACAGGTATTGGTGACATTCTGTTTCTTATGTGGGGGAGAGGATATAGATgttcatttaaatattatcttttgcTCTATGTATGATATATTTAACaggaaaagtgaaaggaaagaaagaaagaaggcagaaagggagaaagaaagagtagaGGGTAAACGGAAGTCAGGATGATGATCGAAGGAGAGATGTTAAGAAAACAGAAGTCAGTTAATTATTCAAAGAACCAACCTGTGCTTCATTCTTCCTTGGTTGGGAGGTCGAGAGAtgatctcttattttttaaattgcatacttttgttattttcatttcattattacAATAGCATTAAAGGAATTCTATctaaaggggcacttgggtgggctcagtggttgaacgtctgcctttggctcagatcatgatcccagggtcctgggatcaagtcccacatcgggctccctgcatggagcctacgtctccctctgcctatgtctctgcttctctctctgtgcttctcatgaataaataaataaaatcttaaaaaaaaataaagggattctaaagaagaaaaatgaatcacCCTTAATTCCATTAACCtattttattatctgtcttttaaaatattttatttatttattcatgatagacacagagagaggcagagacacaggcagaggaagaagcaggcttcatgcagaaagcccagtgtgggactcaaacccaagaCTTGGGGATcacgcccccagccaaaggcagatgctcaactgctgagtcacccaggcgtctcctattttattatctttatccTAGATTGATAGCATCTAGACTCACCTTCACTGGTTTAATGGGGGAGGGAGCCAGCTTTCCCCCATCCTCCAGCAGAGATTCATTATTCTGTCCTCTGCAGTCTACTATTCTCTGCTTGATCCTCACCATATTTTGCCTCACTTCTTACCTGAAAGGTATGGCCAGGGACATTCCTGatgtctgttctttctctttttcctttctagatAATGGCCCATTCTATCCTGAGAGGGGAAATCTACCCTTTTCCAAACACTTGAAGCCATTCCATTTCTGGCCACCAGGGGGCACCCACCGACCTGCCCGGGACTCAATGCTGTCCCTCCTCACGCTGTACAACTGGTCAATTGAGGAGAAAGAAGTCCTTGGCTAATCGGGTTATTCTGGTagggctatttttaaaattttgtttctggtttCAACATCAATTTTTTCGTCCTCTCCTTCGTTCTGATTTTCTCTTGTATGTTCCAAAGAGGTTCTCTGAGATAACTTCACTCTCATCCACACCCATTTTATCTCAGGATGGTTGGTCTTCAGATTTTGGGCATATGAGGTCTGAGTCTGGTCACACTTCCGGTTGTCTGAACATTCTCTCTTGGGAGAAAACGAAAACTAAACCAAACTCCAGAAACTGCAGCACATTCTTTTCGATGTTTCTTCTGATGGTGAAGAGTTGAAATCCTTTGAAGATCCAAAGCTGCTTAGAAGCCAAGTCTTGGCTATTAAAAGAGTGATTATTCTGGATAATGTTGTTTTTGACCCAAAAATGTGGTGTGACAATAAAATAAGAAGGTTGCTTTTCCTATATGTCTTAGAACTGGGCCTCGGTCACTCCCAAATTGGAGTCCAAACTTGGGTGGAGCAAGGAAATAGGTGTTTTGTTCTAAGGTGACTGCATTGGAGGGAAAAAACTCATTGCTTTGTTTCCATACCTCCTCTATCTGGAGAAATACTCCTTTGATTCTACTTAGTGATTTGGAGATCTTAAAGAGGAACATGCAAATGGTGGATCTAGTGGATCCAATGCGcataagggaaggaaagaggttcCAGGTTGGAGACCTGACCCACTGACTGCCTTGAACTCACAGGCAGCATGAAGCCTCTTTGGTATTTGGTGGACATGAATTTGAGGACAAAATTGGTTTGTTCCTTAAACCCTTTGTGCTTATATGCACAGGTTGTTTGAGGAGTGGCATTGCTGAATCATTgggaatatgcattttattttactttattttttatttttaaagattttatttatttacttgagagagagagagagagcatgagagagagcacaagcagggggaggaggagagggaaaaggagagggagaagcagactccctgctcagcaggcagcctgatgcaagactctatcccaggaccctggggtcatgacctgagccgaaggcagatgcttaactgactgagccacccaggcacttgggaatgtgcattttaaatgttaatggagATAAATTACTTTCCCAAAATTTACAGTctaaaaactcccaaaaaacccaattaaaaagtgggcaaaagtaCTGgacagatacttcaccaaagaaggcatttaaacatatgaaaagatgctccacatcatatgtcatcaaggaaatgcacatTAAAGCAAGAGTGAGATGCCTAAAATCCAGAATGCTAACAACCAAGTGCTGGTGAgtatgtggagcaacaggaactcctCCATTGCTtgtggggatgtaaaatggtacagccacttagGAAGATAATTTGGCagttcttacaaagctaaacatagtcttaccatatgactcagaaaTTGtgctcctagatatttacccaaatgattttaaaacttatatccacacaaaaacctgcatacaagtgtttatagcagctttatttataattgccaaaaactggaagcaaccacgATGCCATTTAATTGGTGAATTGATAAATAAACCATGGTACATCCATATTAATGGAattattatttagcaataaataGAAATGAGCTACAAGTCACAAAAAGGTGTGGAGAAATACCAAGTGCACATTCCCAAGGGAAATAAACCAGTCTGAAAAGACTATGATTCCaattacatgacattctggaaaaggtaaaactgtaGAGCTTGGTTGCCCTGGGGttgggcagggagggaaggaggaatcaATAGATGAAACATAGGGATTGTTAAGAGCAGTGAAAGTATCCTGTATGATTCTGTATGACCTGATAATAGTGAATGCATGACATTGTGCATTTGGCAAAGCCCACAGAAGGTACAACACaagtgaactctaatgtaaactatgggctttagtttataataaataataataataataataataataataataataccaccaATATttgttcatcagttgtaacaaatgtaccacaacAGACACAAGATGGTAATTGTGAGGAAAACTGGTTGTGAGAAAGGAGTATATGgaaactctgtactttctgctcttttttttttttttttttgtaaacctaGAActgctttaagaaataaaatctgctgggacgcgtgggtggctcagtagttgagcatctgcctctggctcaggtcgtgaccctggggtcctgggatcaagtcctacaccgggctccctgtgggagcctgcttctccctctgcctttgtctctgcctctctgtctctgtgtctctcatgaataaataaatcttaagagaaaaaaagaaaaaatctgttaATTTTAAACGTAAAAAATTTACAGAGTCCTTATCTACTATCTCTGTTTATGCTGTTTGGTGACAGAATTTTGACAGATGTTTAATCTGATGCATCCAATTTgatcttttattattatcttaattGTCTTTCCCTGTGTTCTACtgagattgagcatcttttccagATTGGACTTTCCAAGTTTGCCTATTATAAATCACCTGTTCctgtcttttattgtttttctttttatttttttaagattttatttatttattcatgagagacacacacacacacagagagagagagagagagagagagaggcagagacacaggcagagggagaagcaggctccatgcagggagcccgacatgggactcactcgataccgggtctccaggatcacaccccggggtgaaggggctaaaccactgggccaccacggCTGCCCTTTTACTGTTTTTCTAGTCAATTGTTATCTTTCTTTTGATTGTGGGGTTGTGGGAGCTTTCAAAAatgcttactgatttttttttttacatgttgttAATGTTTTCCCACaatatgtcatttcttttttcagcTTGGATAATAATGTTTTTTGTCccatagaaatttttaaatttgaaggaGTTTGGCCTGGAAACGGGCCTCTGGGGAGACATGTGACCTGAGCCAGACCTTAGGCAGAGCCCATTCCCTTGGTCAGTCTTGCGTtttgtctctcatttttttttttttaatttttatttatttatgatagtcacgcagagagaaagagagagaggcagagacacaggcagagggagaagcaggctccatgcaccgggagcccgatgtgggattcgatcccgtgtctccaggatcacgccctgggccaaaggcaggcgccaaaccgtcgcgccacccagggatccctgtctctcATTTTTCAAGCTGAACCCAGAGCTCTCTGCTGCAGTGTGTCCATTTAGGCTTCTCTTGGCCGTGTTCTGAAACCGGCACAGCTTTCTCTAATGGGATGAACCTGGCTAAAGAGATTAGCGAGATGCCCTGTGGACCCCACTTTTAATCTGCTGCGTTCAGGCTCTGCCTGCCTGGCTGGGAAGGAAGCTGCAGAAACATCGCGGAGACCTGGCCCCTTCATGAGCTGCGActctgaggcccctgctcccGCTGCAAGGTTAACGGGGGTCCCAGGCTAAGGGGCCCAACATGGGCAGCTCCCAGGGCAGCTCCCTGCAGCGTGGGCCGTCTGCTCCCTGCCCAGAGCCCTGAGCGTTCAGGCCCCCGGGCTCACTGCAGTCAGGAGTGGGAGCCGAGCTGGGAAGCTGCCTGCACTGCGCTCGGCGAGAATGGCGCTGCTCAAAGTCAAATTTGACCAGAAGAAGCGGGTGAAGTTGGCCCAAGGGCTCTGGCTCATGAACTGGCTCTCCGTGTTGGCTGGCATCGTCATCTTCAGCCTAGGGCTGTTCCTTAAGATCGAGCTGCGGAAGAGGAGCGATGTGATGAATAATTCAGAGAGCCATTTTGTGCCCAACTCCTTGATAGTGATGGGGGTGCTGTCCTGTGTCTTCAACTCTCTGGCTGGCAAGATCTGCTACGATGCCCTGGACCCCGCCAAGTACGCCAAGTGGAAGCCCTGGCTGAAGCCGTACCTGGCTGTCTGTGTCCTCTTCAACATTGCCCTCTTCCTGGTGaccctctgctgcttcctgaTGCGGGGCTCACTGGAGAGCACCCTGGCCCACGGGCTCAAGAACGGCATGAAGTACTACCGAGACACAGATACCCCGGGCAGGTGTTTCATGAAGAAGACCATCGACATGCTGCAGATTGAGTTCAGATGCTGTGGCAACAATGGCTTTCGAGATTGGTTTGAGATTCAGTGGATCAGCAATCGCTACCTGGACTTTTCCTCCAAAGAAGTCAAAGAGTGAGTGGTCTCCAGCCCTGGGGTCAGAGGCCCACCGGGTGCTCAGTGTGCACAACttaacactgtgtgtgtgtggctggatTCAGCTGGTCCATATAAAATTAATTGCTAATATGCTAATATTCTTGACCTGTAGAGATGGCGATATCATATGCTCCACCTAATGTCTGGCTAAGGAATGTCCGGGAGGAAGGTGTCAAGTTATAGAAGTTGCTTGGTTAGGAGTCTCCAGGGAGGAAGACCCAGGAAGGGAGGTGTGCCTGCTTCATATGGTAGGGATGGGGCATTCAGAGATCACCAGCACTGAGATGTTATTTGGCTATTTGTCTCATTCACTCCAGGTTTCTGCATTTGGTCCCAGAAGCTTAAATTTCCTGGTTAGTTCCCTTGTTTTCCAACCTTCTGACATCGAGCAACCGTTCCCAAGGTGTATGTCCTTGGGGGTGGTGGAAAGAGCAGAGGACAGGGAAGTCAGGAGGTCTAGGCTATAGTTTTGGCTGTGTTGGATATCAGCTTGtaaccttgggtaagtcacttgcCACTCTGGTCTCTTGCTTGCCCATCTTTTAAATGAAGGCACTGGAATAGGTAATCTTGGGGGTCACTCCTAGCTCTGTCTAGAGcctggcatacagcaggtgcCCATTAAGATGCCTGTTGGTGTTTTCTCCTTGAATCAAGATAGTGTGACATCATAAAGTTTCTAAAGTATTTGCGgtttgtagaaaaataaaatcctggg
Above is a genomic segment from Canis lupus baileyi chromosome 7, mCanLup2.hap1, whole genome shotgun sequence containing:
- the PRPH2 gene encoding peripherin-2, whose translation is MALLKVKFDQKKRVKLAQGLWLMNWLSVLAGIVIFSLGLFLKIELRKRSDVMNNSESHFVPNSLIVMGVLSCVFNSLAGKICYDALDPAKYAKWKPWLKPYLAVCVLFNIALFLVTLCCFLMRGSLESTLAHGLKNGMKYYRDTDTPGRCFMKKTIDMLQIEFRCCGNNGFRDWFEIQWISNRYLDFSSKEVKDRIKSNVDGRYLVDGVPFSCCNPSSPRPCIQYQLTNNSAHYSYDHQTEELNLWVNGCRAALLSYYSSLMNSMGAVTLLVWLFEVTITIGLRYLHTALEGVSNPEDPECESEGWLLEKSVSETWKAFLESLKKLGKSNQVEAEGADAGQAPEAG